Proteins co-encoded in one Carassius gibelio isolate Cgi1373 ecotype wild population from Czech Republic chromosome A15, carGib1.2-hapl.c, whole genome shotgun sequence genomic window:
- the LOC128029326 gene encoding transcription factor RelB-like: protein MRNMSARNGTAGADLYLDIIDEYLTEKTVKERTVTLPGPPPPPVDQDVQPAGPPSRGRRSAPVLVSRGTAPHNPYILDQTPTVHTDGMAPMHSMRGQKVASQRRGQSSVAQHRLHPTQTGTEHLERFLEKPELVVVEQPKERGMRFRYECEGRSAGSILGASSTDSSKTLPAIEIQGPIDNIKKVMVTVSLVTKDIPYRPHPHCLVGKDCADGICVIHINPHSARRHSFANLGIQCVRRKELDASLQKRRNKNIDPFNTGHSKSIEDMDMNVVRLCFQCELERKDGDRIPLAPVVSSPIYDKKATTTAELKINRLNVVRGPCTGKTEIYMLCDKVQKDDIEIIFSKDDWEAKAEFAQTDVHRQIAIVFKSPPFREQNITEEVEVSVCLRRISDRIDSEPVNFTYVPDNADPYEVNRKRKMKSDVKFSEPCSVPQNQDTVNELSMPQHFENPFYNTPDFNIPGASMAVPVMDAGAHVPSQVMEGIHYNEDFKQEDGCVSMDQDTLDTVLQGISKCLAQPGSDQLLNQLFFPGDLNFGLDSTDMKLNVNQPMMNMSSINDVHFSQMVNENQVYPADLENIDGLIFSSVKNENNLDH from the exons ATGAGAAACATGAGCGCTCGGAACGGCACAGCGGGAG CAGACCTTTATCTAG ATATTATAGATGAATACCTCACAGAGAAAACGGTCAAAGAGCGGACCGTAACGCTCCCTGGTCCTCCTCCTCCACCGGTGGACCAGGACGTCCAGCCAGCTGGTCCTCCGTCTAGAGGCAGGAGAAGCGCACCGGTGCTGGTCTCCAGAGGAACAGCTCCACAT AACCCATACATCCTTGACCAGACCCCAACGGTGCACACTGATGGTATGGCACCAATGCATTCCATGCGAGGCCAAAAAGTGGCTTCTCAGCGACGTGGACAGTCATCTGTAGCGCAACACAGACTTCATCCAACGCAGACTGGAACAGAACATCTGGAGCGCTTCCTGGAAAAGCCAGAGCTGGTGGTGGTGGAGCAGCCAAAGGAGCGCGGCATGCGATTTCGCTATGAGTGTGAGGGACGATCCGCGGGCAGCATACTTGGAGCCTCCAGCACTGACTCCAGCAAGACTCTGCCTGCCATTGAA ATTCAAGGCCCCATTGATAATATCAAGAAAGTGATGGTCACCGTGTCTCTTGTGACGAAGGACATCCCGTACCGCCCACATCCACACTGCTTAGTCGGGAAAGACTGTGCGGATGGCATCTGTGTCATCCACATCAATCCCCACAGCGCTCGTCGACACAG CTTTGCGAATCTGGGCATCCAATGTGTGCGGAGGAAGGAACTTGATGCCTCACTGCAGAAGAGGAGGAATAAGAATATCGATCCGTTTAACA CGGGTCACTCTAAGAGCATCGAGGACATGGATATGAACGTGGTGAGACTGTGTTTTCAGTGTGAGCTGGAACGAAAGGATGGCGACCGAATTCCCCTCGCCCCTGTGGTTTCCAGCCCCATTTATGACAAGA AGGCGACCACAACAGCAGAGCTGAAGATCAATCGGCTTAATGTTGTCAGAGGCCCCTGCACAGGAAAGACTGAAATTTACATGCTCTGTGACAAAGTGCAGAAAG ATGACATTGAGATAATCTTCAGCAAGGACGACTGGGAGGCCAAGGCGGAGTTTGCTCAGACTGATGTCCATCGACAAATCGCCATCGTCTTCAAGTCCCCACCCTTCAGGGAGCAGAACATAACCGAGGAGGTGGAGGTCAGCGTGTGTCTACGCCGCATCTCTGACCGGATAGACAGCGAGCCGGTCAATTTCACGTATGTTCCAGACAATGCAG ATCCCTACGAAGTGAACCGCAAGAGGAAAATGAAATCTGATGTTAAGTTCAGCGAGCCATGCAGCGTTCCTCAAA ATCAAGACACTGTGAATGAACTCAGCATGCCACAGCATTTTGAAAACCCATTCTACAACACTCCCGATTTTAACATTCCGGGTGCTTCCATGGCAGTCCCTGTTATGGATGCGGGCGCCCACGTGCCATCCCAGGTTATGGAGGGAATCCATTATAATGAAGACTTCAAACAAGAGGACGGTTGTGTTAGCATGGACCAGGACACTTTAGATACTGTCCTCCAAGGCATCAGCAAATGCTTGGCTCAGCCAGGTTCAGACCAGCTTCTTAATCAGTTGTTTTTTCCCGGCGATCTCAACTTTGGGTTAGATAGCACAGATATGAAATTGAACGTCAACCAACCGATGATGAACATGTCGTCTATAAACGACGTGCACTTCAGTCAGATGGTGAATGAGAATCAGGTCTATCCAGCAGATCTGGAGAACATCGACGGCCTCATTTTCTCCTCTGTGAAGAACGAGAACAACCTGGACCACTGA
- the mrpl28 gene encoding 39S ribosomal protein L28, mitochondrial isoform X2 — MPLHKYPPKIWEVLKLQKGIYARLPQHYLRSLQDTTPPTPVHWKPLGVKYRLSPKTGNRERVQDVPVPVYYPPESQSGLWGGEGWISGFRYAKDDKLSTRLRKTWKPQLFNRELYSEILDQKFTVTVTARTLDLIDAAFGFDFYILKQTPKQDLNSKFGMDLKRAMLLRLARKDTDLYPDDPSRREKIYNRYKQFEIPEEEAEWVGLSLEEAVEKQRLLEKKDPEPLHHSLVKKLVEELTIKKLSEPQIVEKK; from the exons ATGCCTCTACACAAGTATCCACCAAAAATCTGGGAAGTCCTGAAGCTGCAGAAGGGCATCTACGCCCGTTTACCCCAGCACTACCTGCGTTCTCTGCAGGACACCACCCCTCCTACTCCTGTGCACTGGAAACCACTGGGTGTCAAATACAGACTCAGTCCTAAAACTGGAAACAGAGAGCGAGTCCAGGATGTGCCTGTCCCTGTTTATTATCCGCCTGAATCACAGAGCGGACTCTGGGGGGGAGAAGGCTGGATATCTGGCTTCAGATATGCCAAAGATGACAAG CTTTCTACAAGACTGCGCAAAACCTGGAAGCCGCAGCTGTTTAACAGAGAGCTGTACAGTGAGATCCTCGACCAAAAGTTCACTGTAACAGTCACCGCTCGCACACTGGACCTTATTGACGCTGCTTTTGGCTTTGACTTCTACATTCTGAAG CAGACCCCAAAACAAGATTTGAACTCCAAGTTTGGAATGGATCTAAAACGTGCAATGCTGTTACGTCTGGCCCGGAAAGACACGGATTTGTACCCCGATGATCCGTCTCGCAGGGAAAAAATCTACAACCGCTACAAA CAGTTTGAGATCCCGGAGGAGGAGGCTGAATGGGTCGGCTTGAGTCTAGAGGAAGCCGTAGAGAAACAGAGGCTACTGGAAAAGAAG GATCCAGAGCCTCTTCACCACAGTTTGGTGAAGAAGCTTGTGGAGGAGCTCACCATTAAGAAGCTCTCAGAGCCTCAGATTGTGGAGAAAAAATGA
- the mrpl28 gene encoding 39S ribosomal protein L28, mitochondrial isoform X3 → MPLHKYPPKIWEVLKLQKGIYARLPQHYLRSLQDTTPPTPVHWKPLGVKYRLSPKTGNRERVQDVPVPVYYPPESQSGLWGGEGWISGFRYAKDDKLSTRLRKTWKPQLFNRELYSEILDQKFTVTVTARTLDLIDAAFGFDFYILKTPKQDLNSKFGMDLKRAMLLRLARKDTDLYPDDPSRREKIYNRYKQQFEIPEEEAEWVGLSLEEAVEKQRLLEKKDPEPLHHSLVKKLVEELTIKKLSEPQIVEKK, encoded by the exons ATGCCTCTACACAAGTATCCACCAAAAATCTGGGAAGTCCTGAAGCTGCAGAAGGGCATCTACGCCCGTTTACCCCAGCACTACCTGCGTTCTCTGCAGGACACCACCCCTCCTACTCCTGTGCACTGGAAACCACTGGGTGTCAAATACAGACTCAGTCCTAAAACTGGAAACAGAGAGCGAGTCCAGGATGTGCCTGTCCCTGTTTATTATCCGCCTGAATCACAGAGCGGACTCTGGGGGGGAGAAGGCTGGATATCTGGCTTCAGATATGCCAAAGATGACAAG CTTTCTACAAGACTGCGCAAAACCTGGAAGCCGCAGCTGTTTAACAGAGAGCTGTACAGTGAGATCCTCGACCAAAAGTTCACTGTAACAGTCACCGCTCGCACACTGGACCTTATTGACGCTGCTTTTGGCTTTGACTTCTACATTCTGAAG ACCCCAAAACAAGATTTGAACTCCAAGTTTGGAATGGATCTAAAACGTGCAATGCTGTTACGTCTGGCCCGGAAAGACACGGATTTGTACCCCGATGATCCGTCTCGCAGGGAAAAAATCTACAACCGCTACAAA CAGCAGTTTGAGATCCCGGAGGAGGAGGCTGAATGGGTCGGCTTGAGTCTAGAGGAAGCCGTAGAGAAACAGAGGCTACTGGAAAAGAAG GATCCAGAGCCTCTTCACCACAGTTTGGTGAAGAAGCTTGTGGAGGAGCTCACCATTAAGAAGCTCTCAGAGCCTCAGATTGTGGAGAAAAAATGA
- the mrpl28 gene encoding 39S ribosomal protein L28, mitochondrial isoform X1 has product MPLHKYPPKIWEVLKLQKGIYARLPQHYLRSLQDTTPPTPVHWKPLGVKYRLSPKTGNRERVQDVPVPVYYPPESQSGLWGGEGWISGFRYAKDDKLSTRLRKTWKPQLFNRELYSEILDQKFTVTVTARTLDLIDAAFGFDFYILKQTPKQDLNSKFGMDLKRAMLLRLARKDTDLYPDDPSRREKIYNRYKQQFEIPEEEAEWVGLSLEEAVEKQRLLEKKDPEPLHHSLVKKLVEELTIKKLSEPQIVEKK; this is encoded by the exons ATGCCTCTACACAAGTATCCACCAAAAATCTGGGAAGTCCTGAAGCTGCAGAAGGGCATCTACGCCCGTTTACCCCAGCACTACCTGCGTTCTCTGCAGGACACCACCCCTCCTACTCCTGTGCACTGGAAACCACTGGGTGTCAAATACAGACTCAGTCCTAAAACTGGAAACAGAGAGCGAGTCCAGGATGTGCCTGTCCCTGTTTATTATCCGCCTGAATCACAGAGCGGACTCTGGGGGGGAGAAGGCTGGATATCTGGCTTCAGATATGCCAAAGATGACAAG CTTTCTACAAGACTGCGCAAAACCTGGAAGCCGCAGCTGTTTAACAGAGAGCTGTACAGTGAGATCCTCGACCAAAAGTTCACTGTAACAGTCACCGCTCGCACACTGGACCTTATTGACGCTGCTTTTGGCTTTGACTTCTACATTCTGAAG CAGACCCCAAAACAAGATTTGAACTCCAAGTTTGGAATGGATCTAAAACGTGCAATGCTGTTACGTCTGGCCCGGAAAGACACGGATTTGTACCCCGATGATCCGTCTCGCAGGGAAAAAATCTACAACCGCTACAAA CAGCAGTTTGAGATCCCGGAGGAGGAGGCTGAATGGGTCGGCTTGAGTCTAGAGGAAGCCGTAGAGAAACAGAGGCTACTGGAAAAGAAG GATCCAGAGCCTCTTCACCACAGTTTGGTGAAGAAGCTTGTGGAGGAGCTCACCATTAAGAAGCTCTCAGAGCCTCAGATTGTGGAGAAAAAATGA
- the mrpl28 gene encoding 39S ribosomal protein L28, mitochondrial isoform X4, with translation MPLHKYPPKIWEVLKLQKGIYARLPQHYLRSLQDTTPPTPVHWKPLGVKYRLSPKTGNRERVQDVPVPVYYPPESQSGLWGGEGWISGFRYAKDDKLSTRLRKTWKPQLFNRELYSEILDQKFTVTVTARTLDLIDAAFGFDFYILKTPKQDLNSKFGMDLKRAMLLRLARKDTDLYPDDPSRREKIYNRYKQFEIPEEEAEWVGLSLEEAVEKQRLLEKKDPEPLHHSLVKKLVEELTIKKLSEPQIVEKK, from the exons ATGCCTCTACACAAGTATCCACCAAAAATCTGGGAAGTCCTGAAGCTGCAGAAGGGCATCTACGCCCGTTTACCCCAGCACTACCTGCGTTCTCTGCAGGACACCACCCCTCCTACTCCTGTGCACTGGAAACCACTGGGTGTCAAATACAGACTCAGTCCTAAAACTGGAAACAGAGAGCGAGTCCAGGATGTGCCTGTCCCTGTTTATTATCCGCCTGAATCACAGAGCGGACTCTGGGGGGGAGAAGGCTGGATATCTGGCTTCAGATATGCCAAAGATGACAAG CTTTCTACAAGACTGCGCAAAACCTGGAAGCCGCAGCTGTTTAACAGAGAGCTGTACAGTGAGATCCTCGACCAAAAGTTCACTGTAACAGTCACCGCTCGCACACTGGACCTTATTGACGCTGCTTTTGGCTTTGACTTCTACATTCTGAAG ACCCCAAAACAAGATTTGAACTCCAAGTTTGGAATGGATCTAAAACGTGCAATGCTGTTACGTCTGGCCCGGAAAGACACGGATTTGTACCCCGATGATCCGTCTCGCAGGGAAAAAATCTACAACCGCTACAAA CAGTTTGAGATCCCGGAGGAGGAGGCTGAATGGGTCGGCTTGAGTCTAGAGGAAGCCGTAGAGAAACAGAGGCTACTGGAAAAGAAG GATCCAGAGCCTCTTCACCACAGTTTGGTGAAGAAGCTTGTGGAGGAGCTCACCATTAAGAAGCTCTCAGAGCCTCAGATTGTGGAGAAAAAATGA